From one Salvelinus alpinus chromosome 14, SLU_Salpinus.1, whole genome shotgun sequence genomic stretch:
- the LOC139538946 gene encoding ankyrin repeat domain-containing protein 50-like: MSGSSHSTSLLRGRRFYCREWALEKLRRCLEARSTPGRPPGVLVTGGPGAGKTALCTEAVWPTSDAGLGVGLAPRCLGFHFCQREDGRSMAVWRFVLGLVDQLRVSPLLPLGYRDTLDNPLVAPTLEPLHCQRDPDDTFKRAVLLPLLGLPPPGQPLFLVVDSLDSGCEYGVSAGAPGRYSSISELLSSHQHLFPSWLLLVCSVRRQNKAVCKMFSGFRKLCLDDLRKPAPVRDVQQYILRRLDQEGALRRQLTPETADMLNLLHIKSGGCFLFLEQVLDGVAGALVGLREIRDIPGTLNGLYLWLCQRLFPRCLFLEVRPLLNALLASPRPFTTQEIYTATWTQDMSLSPMDFQSRLKALSTLLIDGPGGSKLLFHASFAEWLTDVKYCTQKYLCSVSEGHTMLAMALTLRAPHLNTEDTCQMGSHLISSGMHKDKPALLALWLLWADVPPLASSSYPSSPASQPPVLVKQEVLQLLMKSGVFPPSCAPDRGPSTGVHCAGQGGTIIRRVLERQDSMRVLLDSGVSVNRTDPTDGRTLLASAAHAGSADVAALLLSRGADPLISDHQGQTPLTLSARQGHVKVLGMLLDWARGQQPEAAVRMVEHADSEGWTALRSAAWGGHTEAVHLLLDAGANVDGCDAEGRSALRAAAWGGHEEILLTLLDYKAQVDMADREGRTPLIAAAYMGHREAVEILLDHCAEVDLADGDGRTALSVAALCVPTAAGVKGYGDVASLLLERGADPGHRDRNGMTPLLLAAYEGHEEVVELLLEAGADVDESAGPHAAAASAAVTPLLAAAAMGHTKTVGRVLFWGATVDSIDGEGRTALSLAAAQGSVEVVRALLDRGLDENHKDDLGWTPLHAAACEGHRGICAILMESESMARVGEMDIEGRTPLILAAQEGHCGTVRLLLDHRSPIDHRAYDGHSALSAAALEGHAEVVELLMRRGTDTDVRDAEGRPLLYLLVLEGHLDMAALLIEKGGVPLESRDMEGRTALHVATWQGNLEAVGLLVSHGADPNAQDGEGRPPLHSVAWRGHVAPGCLLLEVRGVNVDLACRQQGATALSIAAQEGHANIVAMLLERGANPDHIDKYGRSPVKVAGKRSHFTIVRMLESYGAKPYSGLLPQSNTRSPKSSTVKILYSTCSESNEAGASTSSASASSASASSASASCSPGSTAEHFHSIQSSQTSSSTAHSLATVQTVPADSLSFTQQIQQHSLPRSRFRHSTLPPPDSALGSLHSSSRRARCPKASPPPPTLCTITATVHDSEQPYKGCPIGFDYPSKHKPPCLIQEERSQYEGGRWNSVMASLGVTPGQDGPKNRNCLPMGYPYELQSLAQRETREENQKMSIKSSSALSAACMVVMTTTDPQLNLKQAIKLQFEGPTSAALYKRETPL; the protein is encoded by the exons ATGAGTGGTAGCAGCCATAGCACCAGCCTGCTACGGGGCCGCCGCTTCTACTGCCGGGAATGGGCCCTGGAAAAGCTCCGGCGCTGTCTGGAGGCCAGGTCCACTCCCGGCCGGCCCCCGGGGGTCCTGGTAACTGGGGGGCCCGGGGCAGGGAAGACAGCCCTATGCACGGAGGCAGTATGGCCCACATCGGACGCAGGGCTGGGGGTCGGGCTGGCACCCCGCTGTTTGGGGTTTCACTTCTGCCAGCGGGAGGATGGGAGGAGCATGGCGGTGTGGAGGTTTGTCCTGGGCCTGGTGGATCAGCTGAGGGtcagccccctcctccccctggggTACAGGGACACACTGGACAACCCCTTGGTGGCTCCCACCTTGGAGCCCCTACACTGCCAGAGGGACCCGGATGACACCTTCAAAAG ggcagtGTTATTGCCTTTGCTGGGCCTCCCTCCTCCAGGGCAGCCCTTGTTTCTGGTTGTGGACTCCCTGGACTCGGGATGTGAGTATGGGGTCAGTGCTGGGGCTCCAGGGAGGTACAGCTCTATCTCAGAGCTCCTGTCTAGCCACCAGCACCTCTTCCCCAGCTGGCTGCTCCTGGTCTGCTCTGTACGCAGACAGAACAAGGCTGTGTGTAAGATGTTCTCAG gtttcCGTAAGCTGTGTCTGGATGACCTGCGGAAGCCGGCGCCAGTGCGGGACGTGCAGCAGTACATCTTGCGGAGGCTGGACCAGGAAGGGGCGCTCCGCCGTCAGCTGACCCCCGAGACAGCCGACATGCTCAACCTGCTGCACATCAAGAGTGGCGGCTGCTTCCTGTTTCTGGAGCAGGTGCTAGACGGCGTGGCGGGCGCCTTGGTTGGGCTCCGGGAGATCCGAGACATCCCCGGGACCCTCAACGGCCTCTACCTGTGGCTCTGCCAGAGACTCTTCCCCAGGTGCCTGTTCCTTGAGGTCAGGCCCCTCCTCAACGCCCTCCTAGCCTCCCCTAGGCCCTTCACTACCCAGGAGATCTACACCGCCACCTGGACCCAAGACATGTCCCTCAGCCCTATGGACTTCCAGAGCAGGCTAAAGGCTCTGTCTACGCTGCTCATTGACGGGCCGGGAGGCAGCAAGCTTCTGTTCCATGCTAGTTTTGCAGAGTGGCTGACGGACGTGAAGTACTGCACCCAGAAGTATCTGTGTAGCGTGTCTGAGGGACACACCATGCTGGCCATGGCTCTCACCCTGCGCGCCCCACACCTTAACACAGAGGACACCTGTCAGATGGGCTCACACCTGATCAGCTCAGGCATGCACAAGGACAAACCTGCCCTCCTGGCCCTATGGCTGTTGTGGGCAGATGTGCCCCCTCTGGCTAGCTCCTCATACCCCTCTTCCCCTGCTTCTCAGCCCCCTGTCCTGGTCAAGCAGGAGGTCCTCCAGCTGCTGATGAAGAGTGGGGTGTTCCCTCCCTCCTGCGCCCCAGACAGAGGCCCCAGCACGGGGGTACACTGTGCAGGACAAGGGGGGACCATCATCCGGCGGGTGCTGGAGAGGCAGGACTCAATGAGGGTGCTCTTGGACAGCggggtcagtgtgaaccggaccGACCCCACAGATGGACGCACCCTGCTGGCCAGCGCAGCCCACGCAGGCTCAGCCGACGTGGCCGCCCTGCTCCTGTCCCGAGGGGCTGACCCTCTGATCAGTGACCACCAGGGCCAGACACCCCTGACGCTGTCTGCCAGGCAGGGCCATGTTAAGGTGCTGGGGATGCTGCTGGACTGGGCCAGGGGTCAGCAGCCGGAGGCCGCCGTGAGGATGGTGGAACACGCGGACAGCGAGGGCTGGACAGCCTTACGGTCAGCGGCCTGGGGGGGTCACACTGAGGCAGTGCACCTGCTGCTAGATGCGGGGGCGAACGTGGACGGGTGTGATGCAGAGGGCCGGTCGGCGCTGAGGGCGGCAGCCTGGGGGGGTCATGAGGAGATCCTCCTCACACTGCTGGACTACAAAGCGCAGGTGGACATGGCAGACCGGGAGGGCCGCACGCCACTGATCGCTGCCGCCTACATGGGACACAGGGAGGCAGTAGAGATCCTGCTAGACCACTGTGCAGAGGTTGACCTGGCCGATGGAGACGGACGTACTGCCTTGTCCGTGGCTGCGCTCTGTGTGCCCACAGCAGCCGGGGTCAAAGGTTATGGAGACGTGGCCAGCCTGCTGTTGGAGAGAGGGGCTGACCCGGGGCACAGGGACAGGAATGGGATGACCCCTCTGCTGCTGGCAGCGTATGAAGGTCACGAGGAGGTGGTAGAACTGTTATTAGAGGCTGGGGCCGACGTAGACGAGAGTGCCGGGCCACATGCCGCCGCCGCTTCTGCTGCTGTCACCCCGCTGTTGGCGGCTGCCGCCATGGGCCATACTAAAACAGTGGGCAGGGTGCTGTTCTGGGGCGCTACGGTGGATAGCATCGATGGGGAGGGTCGTACAGCTCTGAGCCTGGCAGCAGCACAGGGCAGCGTGGAGGTGGTCAGAGCTCTCCTGGACCGAGGGCTGGATGAGAACCATAAAGATGATCTGGGCTGGACCCCGCTGCACGCCGCCGCCTGCGAGGGCCACCGGGGGATCTGTGCCATCCTGATGGAGAGTGAGAGCATGGCTCGTGTCGGAGAGATGGACATCGAGGGACGGACGCCCCTCATCTTGGCTGCGCAGGAGGGCCACTGTGGCACAGTGAGGCTGCTGCTGGACCACCGCTCACCCATCGACCACCGGGCGTACGACGGCCACTCTGCGCTGAGCGCCGCCGCCCTGGAGGGCCACGCTGAGGTGGTGGAGCTACTGATGAGGCGGGGCACGGACACAGACGTACGGGACGCAGAGGGCCGTccgctgctctacctcctggttCTGGAGGGACATCTGGACATGGCTGCCCTCCTCATAGAGAAAGGGGGTGTGCCCTTGGAGTCCCGGGACATGGAGGGGCGTACGGCGCTGCACGTGGCCACCTGGCAGGGCAACCTGGAGGCGGTGGGGCTGCTGGTGAGCCATGGGGCGGACCCTAATGCCCAGGATGGGGAGGGACGACCCCCCCTGCACTCCGTAGCCTGGCGCGGTCATGTGGCGCCTGGTTGTCTGCTCCTGGAGGTCAGGGGGGTCAACGTGGATCTGGCCTGCCGCCAGCAGGGGGCCACGGCACTTAGCATCGCGGCTCAGGAGGGCCACGCCAACATTGTGGCTATGCTGCTGGAGAGAGGAGCCAACCCAGACCACATAGACAAGTACGGCCGCAGCCCCGTCAAGGTAGCCGGAAAGCGGAGCCACTTCACCATCGTCAGGATGCTGGAGAGCTACGGAGCCAAACCGTACTCAGGCCTTCTGCCCCAATCGAACACCCGGTCGCCCAAGTCATCCACTGTGAAGATCCTGTACTCAACCTGCTCAGAGAGTAACGAGGCTGGCGCCTCCACCTCCTCAGCCTCGGCCTCCTCAGCCTCGGCCTCCTCAGCCTCGGCCTCCTGCTCCCCAGGCTCCACAGCCGAGCACTTCCACTCCATCCAGAGCTCCCAGACATCCTCCTCAACAGCCCACTCCCTGGCCACGGTGCAGACCGTCCCCGCTGACAGCCTGTCTTTCACCCAGCAGATCCAGCAGCACTCCCTCCCCCGCAGCCGATTTCGGCATTCCACCCTGCCTCCGCCAGACTCCGCCCTTGGCAGCCTGCACAGCAGCAGCCGCAGGGCCCGATGCCCTAAGGCCAGCCCTCCTCCACCCACCCTCTGCACAATCACGGCCACGGTACATGACTCTGAGCAGCCTTACAAAGGCTGCCCAATAGGGTTCGACTATCCCAGTAAACACAAACCCCCCTGCCTGATCCAGGAGGAGAGGTCTCAGTACGAAGGGGGGAGGTGGAACTCTGTCATGGCTTCTCTAGGGGTGACGCCTGGACAAGATGGCCCCAAAAACAGGAACTGTCTCCCTATGGGCTACCCCTACGAGCTCCAGAGCCTGGCCCAGAGAGAGACACGGGAGGAGAACCAGAAGATGTCTATAAAGTCCAGTAGTGCCTTATCTGCTGCCTGCATGGTGGTCATGACGACCACGGACCCCCAGCTCAACCTGAAACAGGCCATCAAGCTGCAGTTTGAAGGGCCCACCAGCGCTGCCTTATACAAGAGGGAGACGCCCCTGTGA